TTGTGAGAACAACTGATGTGGTGTATATAAACTAAACGAGCTCTCTCTCCTAATAGGTCTGTAtcaaaaaaatggattaaatTGGGAGGGCTTACATTGAGAGCTAATCTCCTATGAATGTTGTAATGCTCAACAGCAAGGGCGAGGATGAAGCTGCCGAGCACGAGGGAGATGACGTCATCCATGTAGGAATGGGCGACGTCGTCGGCGGAGGAGATTCCGAACAGGGGGAAGAGGAAGAGCGGCGCCATCGAAGTTATCGGCATCGGCACCGCCTCCGTCATCCACCACGTGAAGATCCACGCCAGCACCCCCAGCATATTCCGGCTGGTGGTGCCGCCGCCGTTCAACCTCACGCACAGACATACCACGGCGCAGAGTAACGGACCTAGCAGGATGAAGAAGTTGTTCAATGTCAAAATGGATCTTATGATTGAACCGAAGCCCCGCGATCCGCTCTCAGACGGATCTTGGAGCGGAAGAAGTGGGGCTTTCGGGTCATCCACGTCAGCCGCGCCGTTGTTCTTCATCTTTGgttgagaagaagaaaagaaaaatgtatacaatgaaatgataaatgatttattttgtagtattttttttttcttttcaactAAAAAACTGGCATATGTTGCTAAATTGTGAGAGGAAATGTTTTAGTTGCATTTGGCCATCGCCAGTCAGGGACGgtatatatttacaattttggtattttgtcAGTCtccaatttctatttttcttttggtttgattttatagTAGGAAGGTCGTATATAATGACTAATTTCTGGATAGAAAGATAAGACCGATAACAGTAATATGACACAgctaattactagtactacttgTTTAAGGCCTAATGAGAAGgatattacatatttttatagctACATAATTTTGCTTTTATATGTGAGCCCAACGGGATGATTGCTTATGGTATGAGGGCTccactaaaattaaaactgtTACATCATTAAATGTTGTACACATAAACGTATATGGTATGAGTTGAACTGTGATATTCTTATTTAGACCAATAATTGTAAGAGAAATGTTtcatatcaataaaaaaaataaaacttcatgattatcaaattttaaatttagttaaactatagttaattcaaaatttatgattagCGATAAGTATcgctatatatttttatacaaatgTGAAATGTCACATCATTTGGTAAAATATGGAGAACCAAAATGTATACTTAGAACGATTTCGctatagaaaaataatcaaattgtacttttactatttaatatttattcttaCGTAAGTAAGAAGGGATTAAGTTTGACTAATTCCATTAATTTACTTAAGTGATTAACACTACGTGGCTTGGCAGTTGGCACCAACCTGAGCATTATTGCACCTCGGAAAGATTAAGTTTTCTTTTGTTCAATAATAaagtgatttaatttataatcattCTAAATGTAAGCCAATTAACAAGTAACCAGTGGAATATACTCATACATATGGAATGCTTATTCTTCTCGAGAATTATTGCTTTGTTCTCCAAACTGTTTGGAGCTGGTCGAGGCGTATTTGCCTAATTTATAATACATCAACCTAAATTTATGGATTcaactaattattaattactccacaTCATTGCTTTAATCAGACGCAGAGaaaatatagttaaattataaatctatattaattccatgatctcatattctaattttgtacCTATAAAATGCATAGAGTTGTGGATGAATTACACACCAACAAAAGTATTCTTCATTCACTTTCAGACTCtaaacattttattgtatattttaagaACATTGTATTGCTCAATTTTTGGAGCTCCATCAAATTCATCGGTACCTAGCGGGTTTGAGATGTTATATACGttaggaggaagtcgtttcGTCTTTGGGGATAATACGTCAATTCGAAAGCACTAACAGTGATGCAATTTGTCTTGCAGAAAGAGGGTTTTTCTCGACTATATTTATGGttcagtttattttataattttgaatgtagtttccatttcatttgttgttgttgtttttctttgattaCAATAGTTAAAGTACCACGTGTATATGGTTCAAGAATTTTAACTTAATATATCTTACAATTCTTATATTGCATATATTGTAGAGTTTGGGCGATCCATGGCTACTTAAACTACCTCGAGGTTTTTAACTCGTTATGTTACaagaattttatatgttattttacAAATCTCAGACTTTCACTTACTTCTTATGAAAACAACCACACATTAAGTAGGTGTTGAGATACGTAAAATATCCATGTTTTAATCTTATACTCTAGTAccttaattttatagtatttaatattttaattctcttttctccaatgtttaaaataatttaccaGTAATAGNNNNNNNNNNNNNNNNNNNNNNNNNNNNNNNNNNNNNNNNNNNNNNNNNNNNNNNNNNNNNNNNNNNNNNNNNNNNNNNNNNNNNNNNNNNNNNNNNNNNNNNNNNNNNNNNNNNNNNNNNNNNNNNNNNNNNNNNNNNNNNNNNNNNNNNNNNNNNNNNNNNNNNNNNNNNNNNNNNNNNNNNNNNNNNNNNNNNNNNNNNNNNNNNNNNNNNNNNNNNNNNNNNNNNNNNNNNNNNNNNNNNNNNNNNNNNNNNNNNNNNNNNNNNNNNNNNNNNNNNNNNNNNNNNNNNNNNNNNNNNNNNNNNNNNNNNNNNNNNNNNNNNNNNNNNNNNNNNNNNNNNNNNNNNNNNNNNNNNNNNNNNNNNNNNNNNNNNNNNNNNNNNNNNNNNNNNNNNNNNNNNNNNNNNNNNNNNNNNNNNNNNNNNNNNNNNNNNNNNNNNNNNNNNNNNNNNNNNNNNNNNNNNNNNNNNNNNNNNNNNNNNNNNNNNNNNNNNNNNNNNNNNNNNNNNNNNNNNNNNNNNNNNNNNNNNNNNNNNNAGTTAATCAGTTAGAGTCGATTTTACGCTTTCTTTGTGAGATTATCATGTTCTTCAAGATCATCCGAGAGAATAGAGAGTTCTTGAGAGATTGTGATAGTTTGAGTGTGAATTGATTGTAATCTTCCTCTGTAAATTCCATCTTGAGAGTCAGTGAATAAAGAGGGCTCATCTTCTCCGTGGATGTAGGCTTTTTACAGCCGAACCACGTAATCCTTTGTGCGTTGTGTTTTCTGCTCTTAGTTTTCGTTCACccgttttgattttgaatctGCATCGCAATTACAAATtggcgccgtctgtgggaagTTGATTGCGATGTCGACCGCGAAATTCGAGATGGAGAAGTTCACCGGAAGCAACGATTTCGGGCTGTGGAAATTGAAGATGAAGGCAGTTATGATGCAGCAAGGGCTGTGGGGGATCTTGAAAAGGGGAAACGATGCCGAGACCGAGGCCGAGGCCGAGGAGACGGATGAAAGGGCAATCGTGAAGAAACAAGAGCTCCAAGATAAAGCCTACAGCACTCTGATCTTGAGCTTAAGTGACAGAGTGTTGAGGGAAGTCTCCAAGGAGGAGACGGCAGCTGATGTTTGGGCAAAACTTGAGTCGTTGTACATGACCAAGTCACTGGCGAATCGCCTCCATTTGAAGCAGAAACTTTTTACTTTCAAGATCTTGGAGAGTAAGAGTGTTCTTGAGCAATTGGAGGAGTTTGGGAAGTGTGTGGATGATCTAGAGATGATAGATGAGAAGATCAAGGATGAAGACAAGGCTCTAATGCTATTGAATTCACTCCCCAATTGCTATGAGCAGTTTAAAGATGCGATTCTCTTGGGCAGGGATTCAAAGATAACATATGAGGAGGTGTATTCTGCCTTGAAACTCAAGGAGGTCCAGAAATCTAGCTCTAAATCTGTTGATGTTGCAGCAGAAAGTCTGAATATCAAGCATGATACCAAGAAGTCTGGGAAGAAAAAGTCTCAGAAGAAATCTTAGAAGGATAAGGGCTGATGGAAAGGAGACTAGATCGTGTCACCATTGCAAGAAGCCTGGGCATCTCAAGAAGGACTGCTATGCACTTAAAAGGAAACTAGCAGAGGAAAAGAAGGCCCCAGACACTGCAGATGTTGCTGAACAGATTGAGATGGCACAAGTCATGAATGTCACTGATAGGAGAATGTCAAATTCATGGGTGATGGACTCTGGATGTAGTTTTCACATGACTTCACACAGAGAGAAGATTCTGATGGTACTGTTCTACTAGGCAATGATCATGTCTGCAGGGTAAAGTAACGTCTACCGAAACCGGACGTCCATTATCTCCAACAACATAGACACTCGATGGTAGTACTAGAAAGGTAGGAAAGATTGGACGTAGTGAGGTGGAGAACTTCGTTTAAGTTTGGGGAATAAGAGTTCTTCTGGGTTCCTCTAGTCCAAGGAGAACTAAAGACCATACATGGAGTGTAGTCACTCCTAGAACTTACAAGGTAGAAGGTACTACTTGAAGtggaaaggaaaaggaaaatgggaCGTCTGTACTAGTAACGGATCATCTTGTCATGGTAGTCTTAGAAGTTGTAGGTACTAGGTTAGAGACACACTTCAGTACACTTTTGATGTAGGTCTCAGGTAGTGGGTACTTAAACTGTAAGAGGATNNNNNNNNNNNNNNNNNNNNNATACGTCAATTCGAAAGCACTAACAGTGATGCAATTTGTCTTGCAGAAAGAGGGTTTTTCTCGACTATATTTATGGttcagtttattttataattttgaatgtagtttccatttcatttgttgttgttgtttttctttgattaCAATAGTTAAAGTACCACGTGTATATGGTTCAAGAATTTTAACTTAATATATCTTACAATTCTTATAGATAGAAGAATTGTAAACATCCTTAACTTgaaacatgcataatatttatcttcatctttatacaatttattgtttttgtatatttatattgtcaCTGAcgctataattatattaagtagtgtcacacaaaaaaaataatattttatcacttATGATGAAATAATAAGTGGTGCATAATATGTACATTTGTAGTGAGATAATTAAACCTATCAAAATCgagttgataaaataattagttgttcaaacaaaataaaatagtctgCTACCAAATTATGgtttactaataatactattgttAACATTAGGATTTAGACTTAATTGTTCTGGGAtacaactaattttatatagagAATCTAATTATCTTATCTATAGGTGATCATACtgagtaaaatatagtatattatattaagtatattttttttaaaaaaaatttgcagTATTCAGAATTGTAAAGTATCATACAAAATAGTATGTATGTTTCATGTTCCAATAAGCCACGTTTAAAAgtgcaataaataaagataaacgCTTCAACGTTCAAAGGGGctatcattattcattaatataataatattaattcaacCAATTAATGTCATGTTTTTTGTGTAgtttatcatttgaattttttttaggtcATAATTTTAAcgttttgaatattatgagttattatttattattttattaaaagtgtgatttacattaatttttagtagagaaatatgaaggatcgttttaaacatatttctCAAAAGTGTCAATACTTGATATAGTCTCTTTATTgttgtccaaataattgtgtttaacttgattccatttcaaatatgtttaattttatgtctttaggtgtaaaatgaatttatatttattcaattattattattattattatatagtatatttttctattttttaaatattaaatagttatattatttcttattttatttaaccaATTAACGATTTAAAACtgtatggaaaaaaaatattctgttgtgcatcgcacgtgggttaaCACTAGTTGTAGTATAACAAACGAGCTATATAtcatcataaattcataatattgcACTCATATGAGTTGAGAATTGGGAACtttaaattatagttttaGAATAGGGTGATGAaatctttataatttattttatacaataagaataaataagagaatcAACTTTTTTAGAAGATTTATATAATAACATTGTAGATGACTTTCTCTAATGTCGTGTATACAAATGAACTCCATTCAGTATTATAATAgtgtaaattttttgaaattttaatgacATATCTTACTTTCAATGCTAGCTAGACAATTCTTGAagttaaatattagtataaaaaattaaactttttataactctctcgatttaaaatattttcacatatcatatataaaattaaaaataattttataagtattgTAATGGTAGTTAAATTACATATGTTCACGCAGAAATTTAcacgaaaaaaatataatttgaactCTCTGTCCATGTCGACCTTGTAGTATACAGACATTTAGCCAAATATATTACTGTTAGTTCGTGATAAGATTcgagaaaattttaataataatttgatcgTAAGTAGTTAGTGACCTTACGATATAAACTTTAAAGATGATAATGATATGTTTGATTCACCATATTTGTGACCATGCCGAAATTAGTCTAGCTTAATTTGGTATTGAATTGGATAAGGACATCTCAGTTTCGTTCTAATCCAGCCACCACCTCACCcccaatattaattaaaataaaatataaaaaaaattaataataataataataaatttttttaaaaaaaacaacgtCCGCAACTTGAAATCCCACTTGTTCTATGGCTTTGTCATTTAATCTACATACCTTAATTACGTCACTACCTGTCATATAGTAGGTctgtttctaatttataaaatgggCAAATGAATAGACTAATTCTTCCTCTCACATGTTAcataacattattatttatttattttctttagaGGCTTGTCTGTGAATAATTCCAGGTGTATCCCTTTGTGTATGAACTGGCCGAGACGAATTAAGTTAACTTTAACTAGTATTAATCGAGTAAATATGACTTGTGTGTAAATCGTTTGACTATATTCAAGTactgaaatttattttcataataactAATCATTAAACCATGTCAAACTGTgtaagttttttatttatccgTTTTCAACATAGCTTTGCGGattagtttgttttctttttttttataaaaaatccTCTTTTGAGTTGGCATTTTCTCAATATTAATCACAAGCGAACAAGGCTGAAACTAATTTCGTGATGGACTCCGTTTTACAGGCTTCACGAATCACGAGAGGCCCACAAGGCTGAAGCCCATATAGGCTTCATCTATCAGCAAAATGATATCCTACGGATGGGTTCACTTTGAAAGAATTGGgccaatttttgttttcactTTCCAGAATTAATTGTTGGGGCCTTACAATTGAGGTGGGGTCCGCACTATTCATATTAATTGAGGAAGAATTAATCTTGCAAAATTGGTAAGATTTGTATGTGCATTGAAAATGCACCAAGAAATGGATTTGGTTTTACACATTTGTTCcactttttcactttttcaccTTTCCATATTTCCACTTGAAGGGATAAATTTGTCAATCTATAATTCTATTAAGtcaaagtttttattttatataatatttggaTCAATTCTTGGGCCAATTCTAGTATACTAAACAAGAGGGAACAAATGAGATATATGGCCAATTATGGCTCAAATCTTGACGGGATTgattgaaatgaaatactgAGAACTACATACCTTTTCCATAAAGATTGTTCTTTCCATCTCTTCTCCACAAATCAGTTACAAGTAGTACATTATGTTGGTGTTAGTCCGGTGAAGGATCCACTCGAACTCCGATCAAGGAACCAAACCATCAACTGAGGGAATGGCCCCATGATTAGGACCGGGAAAGGCCGGTCGGACTTTCTGAAAGTTTAGCAAGCCATTCATTCTCTTTACAAAGACCACCATGAAACTCTTCCATGACGATGTTTATGAGAGCCTCCACAAGCTCTTTGGAGGGCCAGCATCTTTTGATTTCAACAACCAAACTCTAGCCTCAGTTGATCCTGCCATCATTAAAGTATCTACTTGAATTTTCTTGGTGTAAGCCGTTTCAAAGAGGTAATGCTTGTAAGGAGTCGCAGTCACAGAGGACGATAGCATTGAAGTCGGATCTTAGACAACTGGTGACTCTGATGATCATGTCTCTGTTGAACGAACTGAAGTCAAAAGATTATGGAAACATGTATGATTTCAGATATGATGAACTGTAGTCactttaactaaaaatcaatcacCTGAGATAGGTATTATGAGCTGCAAATTGACTGAACTTGTTCATGATccagtaaataaaaaaatattagcatGTCATTAGTTAGAGGGGAATGTGGTAGGATAGTGCAAATATGTACAATAAATATTCCACAGTCACAAAATTTCTCATGTAATTGCATCCGAGCTCTGTCTGAGTGAACAAGTTGATCTTCATTTATTGGGCATGTTTGATAAAGTACTCATCCTGAAACGTCCTTTTGGACTTCGATAAAAAGGTTCTACTCTTTATATGGACTTCGATAAAATATTTACCAGTTGAAGGTTTCAGTGGTTTGGCTTCAGGCCTTTCTATCTACAAGACTTCTGAATCCTCTGAGCGGCTTCCTTCGTTCCATACATGCTTTTACCGGTTGTGTTTCCCTGCATACCCTACCAATGACATGATGCACGACCGTCTTAGCATTATCACTCAGGAGCATGTGGGTTGCAGCTTTGGCACATGGTGAGAATATGTGGATTTGGGGATCGTGATAGATGACTCTGGAGACTTTGACTGTTTTGGCAAGTTGACGAGTATCTAAAGATGGAGGTGTAGCTACTTGTCATGTTTTCTTCGACAACAACGATTGTAACTTGTAGCATCCTCTGTTTAAACTGTGGATATGGGTAACTTATATGTATATAGATGGCGAGAATGATGGGAATTATGTATACATGGTTCCCCGTTAtgatcttcttctctctctatggtccaagagagagaagaatcAACTCTCCTATTCGAAAGTAGATCGGTATCATATAGTCATtgtgaagagagaataaattcGAAAATATTGCAAGACAAATACTTTCCTCCTACAGCTTATTCGATAGTATATCTTCTATGCTTTATGTAATTATGTTGGTAAAAGTTGACAACATAATTATCTGAGTGTTACTCTGATGATAAATAAACATCAAATGcaaacaagaaaaattattatagtcaTCTGTATTCAAGATTTCAAGTAGGAGTAAAAAAAGTACTCAAGTCATAagattgaattattttcttgtgGATGATAACTTGCAAAACACAAATAAGTACTTACTAGtataacttaattttattaattcaaatataaggATGAAACTCCAAATTCCAATAAACCAAGCAGACTACTTTGATAACTCGAAATATATTCATCCTCAAATTACTCTCAAACACCCCAAGATAGAAAACTTGAATGATAGTACTAATACAATAACAGagaaataaacaataataCCAATAAAAGATTCAAATACTGCCAACTTCTGTGATATGTATAGCTGCTCTTCACTCATCAGTTTTCTCAACAGGAGCAGCTTCCTCCTCCTTGGCAGCTTCAGCTGGAGCAGCCTCTTCCGCGGCTTCTACGGGAGCCACCTCCTCTTCCTTGGCGGCTTCAGCTGGAGCAGCCTCTTCCACGGCTTCAACGGGAGCCACTTCCTCTTCCTTGGCGGCTTCAGCTGGAGCAACCTCTTCTGCTGAGACGGgagccgcctcctcctccttggCGGCTTCCTCAACAGCCTCCGTCTCTTTCTCTGGGACGGCTTCTTCTTCGGTTTCTTTTACCTCCTCTGTCTCTTCAGCTGTAACTTCCTTCGTCTCAGCTTCAACAGCTGGCTCCTCCACAGCCGCCACTATTTTCTCTGGCTCGGCTTCAGCTACTTCTTCCTTCACCTCCACTTTCTCCGGTGTCTCCGCTGGAGCCACGATCTCCGCCACTGGAACTGATTCAACCTGCTCATCATGATTGCTTTTGCTTAATTTTTGAAGTTGATCATATATTTAAATGGCcatcactataaaaaaattctgaCGAGACGCAATTACTTGCAttcgaaattttgaaaaatgaccTAAAAGAAAGCGGTCCTAAATTAAggacaaattaatttaaaattttaattttttaggacGCTTCCATTTGcgtcctctaattttagttggaatatcaacaata
The nucleotide sequence above comes from Salvia hispanica cultivar TCC Black 2014 chromosome 5, UniMelb_Shisp_WGS_1.0, whole genome shotgun sequence. Encoded proteins:
- the LOC125186192 gene encoding translation initiation factor IF-2-like isoform X2; the protein is MASVEVESVPVAEIVAPAETPEKVEVKEEVAEAEPEKIVAAVEEPAVEAETKEVTAEETEEVKETEEEAVPEKETEAVEEAAKEEEAAPVSAEEVAPAEAAKEEEVAPVEAVEEEVAPVEAAEEAAPAEAAKEEEAAPVEKTDE
- the LOC125186192 gene encoding induced stolen tip protein TUB8-like isoform X1, whose amino-acid sequence is MASVEVESVPVAEIVAPAETPEKVEVKEEVAEAEPEKIVAAVEEPAVEAETKEVTAEETEEVKETEEEAVPEKETEAVEEAAKEEEAAPVSAEEVAPAEAAKEEEVAPVEAVEEAAPAEAAKEEEVAPVEAAEEAAPAEAAKEEEAAPVEKTDE